One genomic window of Mogibacterium diversum includes the following:
- the cls gene encoding cardiolipin synthase, translated as MSVSKTFATYEKKEQVKNSIGRLMIAVIAIAAEVLFIAMLISSLNEKYTILATIFRIIALAIVIAISTKSASASVKLPWVVLIMLNPIIGVTIYFMVGFSGSTRKMRMRFLNVDNELFPLLNGDKEVLEEIGDRDLGVANVFRYISHKALFPAYSDSNIEFYGEARAALTAQKEAMRKAEHFIFMEYHAIEDSAAFAGIKEILAEKAAEGVEVRIIYDDVGSVGFIDSSFIKRLNDLGIKCRVFNPVVPIANVFLNNRDHRKITVVDGKIGFTGGYNLANEYFKLTRPYGDWKDSGVRIEGNAVHNLTVMFLEIWNATKTHDTKDVSYLKYIPDVKLESQEKGSFIQPYGDTPLDHEHVGENVYLNIINNADEYVWFMTPYLIITDEMNKALTLAASRGVDVRIITPGIPDKRATYAVTRSYYSRLVRDGVRIYEYTPGFCHAKQCVADDEIATCGTINLDYRSFFHHFENGVLMYNCRAVYDIKADFDETLTKCVEVTDRYVDGKKSLNIFRQTLRLFAVLM; from the coding sequence ATGAGTGTTTCAAAGACATTTGCAACATATGAGAAAAAGGAGCAGGTCAAAAATAGCATTGGGCGTTTGATGATAGCTGTCATAGCTATCGCAGCTGAAGTGCTGTTTATTGCTATGCTCATAAGTAGCTTAAATGAAAAATACACCATACTAGCAACAATTTTCCGAATCATCGCTCTAGCTATCGTCATAGCCATCTCGACAAAATCTGCGAGTGCATCTGTTAAGCTACCGTGGGTGGTTCTCATTATGCTTAATCCAATCATAGGAGTTACAATATATTTTATGGTTGGATTTTCTGGATCGACTCGAAAGATGAGGATGAGGTTTCTAAATGTTGATAATGAGTTGTTCCCGCTCCTTAATGGTGACAAAGAGGTTCTAGAGGAGATAGGAGATAGGGATCTAGGCGTTGCTAATGTTTTTAGATATATCTCTCATAAAGCCTTATTCCCCGCTTACAGCGATTCAAACATAGAGTTCTACGGAGAGGCTAGAGCAGCACTTACAGCACAGAAAGAAGCCATGAGGAAGGCGGAACATTTCATATTCATGGAATATCACGCTATCGAAGATTCCGCGGCATTTGCTGGAATAAAGGAAATTCTAGCAGAAAAGGCAGCAGAAGGTGTTGAGGTTAGAATCATTTACGACGATGTCGGGAGTGTTGGGTTTATCGATAGTAGCTTTATAAAACGTCTTAATGATTTAGGTATTAAATGCAGGGTATTCAACCCGGTTGTACCGATTGCCAATGTTTTTCTGAACAACCGTGATCACCGCAAGATTACAGTTGTAGATGGGAAGATTGGGTTTACAGGTGGATACAATCTTGCAAACGAGTATTTTAAGCTAACCAGACCATATGGGGATTGGAAAGATTCTGGTGTGCGAATTGAAGGAAATGCTGTGCATAATCTAACTGTGATGTTTCTGGAAATTTGGAATGCAACTAAGACTCACGATACAAAAGACGTGAGCTACTTAAAATACATTCCGGATGTTAAACTGGAGAGCCAGGAGAAAGGCAGCTTTATTCAGCCTTATGGGGATACCCCGCTTGATCATGAGCATGTTGGGGAAAACGTCTATCTCAATATTATAAACAACGCCGATGAGTATGTGTGGTTTATGACTCCTTATCTCATTATCACAGATGAGATGAATAAGGCGTTGACACTTGCTGCGTCGAGAGGGGTTGATGTAAGAATAATTACTCCAGGAATCCCAGATAAACGCGCTACATATGCTGTGACAAGGTCGTATTATTCGAGGCTTGTAAGAGACGGGGTTAGGATTTATGAGTACACTCCAGGTTTCTGCCATGCAAAACAATGCGTCGCTGATGATGAGATAGCTACTTGCGGAACAATTAATCTTGATTACAGAAGTTTCTTTCACCACTTTGAAAATGGTGTATTGATGTATAACTGCAGAGCTGTCTATGATATAAAGGCAGATTTTGATGAAACTCTTACAAAATGTGTAGAAGTGACAGATAGATATGTAGATGGAAAGAAATCTTTAAATATATTTAGACAAACTCTGAGGCTCTTCGCGGTACTGATGTAG
- the pepT gene encoding peptidase T, which translates to MKAHERLLKYVSYRTPSDENSETSPSSQCQFSLAHALVDELKELGVEDAACDEYCYVYGHIPATPGKEHVTAIGFCSHMDTVSDYCDHDANPQIIENYDGGVVKLGDSGLVLDPEVFPHLNDLKGRTLITTDGTTVLGADDKAGIAEIMTVVEHINEFEHGPISIAFTPDEEIGRGTAHFDVARFDAKYGYTLDGSTEGEVQYETFNAATAKVYFKGENVHPGSAKDVMINASLVAMEFDSLLPAAERPERTEDHEGFYHLISVNGTVSDANMTYIIRDHDASKFANRQDTMKMAEKFLNEKYGEGTVRLEIKEQYRNMAEVLEKCPDAIENAKNACKVAGVDPLVIPVRGGTDGANLSFMGLPCPNLGTGGHAFHGPYEHITVEGMETGVEVIKALINEFVKES; encoded by the coding sequence ATGAAAGCACATGAAAGATTATTAAAATACGTTTCGTATCGCACCCCAAGTGACGAAAATAGCGAAACATCCCCTTCAAGCCAGTGCCAATTTTCATTGGCACACGCATTAGTTGACGAGCTCAAAGAACTAGGTGTCGAAGATGCGGCATGTGATGAATATTGTTACGTGTACGGGCACATACCAGCTACCCCAGGAAAAGAACATGTAACAGCGATTGGTTTTTGCTCACATATGGATACAGTGAGCGACTATTGCGATCACGATGCAAATCCACAGATTATAGAGAATTACGATGGAGGAGTGGTTAAACTCGGCGACAGCGGACTTGTCCTTGACCCGGAGGTTTTCCCTCATCTCAATGACCTCAAAGGACGTACCTTGATAACTACAGACGGAACAACAGTGCTCGGTGCTGATGACAAAGCTGGAATTGCCGAGATTATGACCGTAGTTGAACACATAAATGAATTCGAACATGGTCCTATTTCAATAGCATTTACGCCTGATGAGGAAATTGGCAGAGGTACCGCGCACTTCGATGTTGCAAGATTTGATGCAAAATACGGATATACGCTAGACGGTTCAACCGAGGGTGAAGTTCAATATGAGACCTTCAATGCTGCTACAGCAAAGGTTTATTTCAAGGGTGAAAATGTTCATCCTGGTTCAGCGAAGGATGTTATGATTAACGCTTCACTCGTTGCAATGGAATTTGATTCCCTGCTTCCTGCTGCTGAACGCCCTGAGCGAACCGAAGACCACGAAGGCTTCTATCACCTAATATCGGTAAACGGAACTGTAAGCGATGCGAATATGACATATATCATCAGAGATCATGATGCATCTAAGTTCGCAAACAGACAGGATACAATGAAAATGGCCGAAAAGTTTCTTAACGAGAAATACGGAGAAGGAACCGTAAGACTCGAGATTAAAGAACAGTATAGAAATATGGCTGAAGTTCTTGAAAAGTGCCCAGATGCTATTGAAAACGCCAAGAACGCTTGTAAAGTAGCGGGTGTTGATCCGCTAGTTATTCCAGTAAGAGGCGGCACAGATGGTGCTAACCTCAGCTTCATGGGTCTACCTTGTCCAAACCTCGGTACTGGTGGACACGCATTCCACGGTCCTTATGAGCATATAACTGTAGAGGGCATGGAGACCGGTGTAGAGGTTATAAAGGCTCTGATAAATGAATTTGTAAAGGAATCATAG
- a CDS encoding YitT family protein, which translates to MRNASKVGLEVLQMVVGNALSAFAIACFALPYGMVVSGLAGVGRMTNYYFGLSVSGTVLVINVILFVIGTWALGKKFAASIVLGTVLFPVFLGIFQKATVLHHLVDDPLLAAICAGVIDGIGLGLILRVGGSTGGIDVPPLILNRKFGVKIAPIMYAIDFAIFMMQIPVTKTNGVILGILYALIYSVCMNKMILLGQGGVQLMIFTKKIKEINEKILQLGFGTTIMHATGGYLQSEQDLVYCVVGSRNLNKVKQAALAIDENAFITITNVSEVNGNGFTTWFSDEDYVPKVAERRQGIDLTQKEE; encoded by the coding sequence ATGAGAAATGCTTCCAAGGTGGGACTAGAAGTACTTCAAATGGTTGTCGGAAATGCATTAAGTGCTTTTGCTATTGCCTGTTTTGCTTTGCCATATGGGATGGTGGTTTCAGGTTTAGCAGGTGTTGGCCGCATGACCAATTATTACTTTGGCCTAAGCGTGTCAGGAACGGTTCTTGTGATTAACGTCATACTTTTTGTAATTGGAACATGGGCTCTTGGCAAAAAGTTTGCAGCGTCTATCGTACTAGGAACAGTATTATTTCCAGTATTTTTGGGAATATTTCAGAAGGCGACGGTGCTTCATCATCTTGTAGATGATCCGCTTCTAGCAGCTATCTGTGCTGGTGTTATCGATGGAATAGGGCTGGGGTTAATCCTAAGGGTTGGTGGATCAACAGGTGGAATAGACGTGCCACCGCTGATTCTAAATAGAAAATTTGGTGTTAAAATTGCACCGATTATGTATGCCATTGACTTTGCAATCTTCATGATGCAGATTCCGGTAACGAAGACAAACGGAGTAATCCTAGGAATTCTGTACGCGCTGATTTATAGCGTGTGCATGAACAAGATGATACTGCTCGGTCAAGGTGGTGTACAGCTCATGATTTTCACAAAGAAAATCAAAGAAATCAACGAGAAGATACTACAGCTAGGGTTTGGTACGACAATTATGCATGCAACAGGTGGATATCTACAGTCTGAACAGGACTTGGTGTACTGTGTAGTTGGTAGTAGAAATCTCAATAAAGTAAAACAGGCAGCTCTCGCAATAGACGAAAATGCATTTATCACTATAACCAATGTTAGCGAAGTAAATGGAAATGGATTTACTACATGGTTTAGTGATGAGGATTACGTGCCTAAGGTTGCAGAGCGTCGTCAAGGAATTGATCTTACGCAAAAAGAGGAGTGA
- a CDS encoding helix-turn-helix transcriptional regulator: MTQEERLDILAQVASGIAKLMGSDTEVVLHDLTKREIVFMHNNNITGRERSYRINPGVYDVINNLADGEGHLIGYASKSAHGKKLRASHFMFMDEENNPAAMICINQDPSKVQDIINYLSESIKIHDVEEPTADDSVYSINDEDYIQNVMKDTIIKSIKQFDPNQINTKEGKIKLLTKFKFQGLFSVKEAVPFICETLSISQATLYNYLREIRDEEGREPYNELKLR; encoded by the coding sequence ATGACTCAGGAAGAACGTTTAGATATATTAGCACAGGTTGCTTCTGGAATCGCTAAGCTTATGGGTAGCGATACAGAAGTTGTACTCCATGATCTTACTAAAAGAGAAATAGTGTTCATGCATAACAACAATATCACCGGTAGAGAGAGAAGCTATAGGATTAACCCCGGTGTGTATGATGTTATCAATAACCTAGCTGATGGCGAGGGACACCTCATCGGTTATGCGAGCAAGTCAGCACATGGCAAGAAGCTTCGCGCATCTCACTTCATGTTTATGGATGAAGAAAACAATCCAGCAGCTATGATTTGTATAAATCAGGATCCATCAAAAGTTCAGGATATTATCAACTACCTTAGCGAATCTATTAAGATTCATGATGTTGAGGAGCCAACTGCGGATGATTCGGTATATTCTATAAATGACGAAGATTATATTCAGAATGTGATGAAGGATACTATAATTAAGTCGATAAAACAGTTTGATCCTAACCAAATTAATACTAAGGAAGGTAAGATTAAGCTATTGACTAAGTTCAAGTTTCAGGGCTTATTCTCTGTAAAGGAAGCTGTTCCGTTTATCTGCGAGACTTTATCTATATCTCAAGCAACTCTTTATAATTACTTGCGTGAGATAAGGGATGAAGAAGGTCGCGAACCATATAACGAACTCAAGTTAAGATAA
- a CDS encoding formate--tetrahydrofolate ligase, whose product MKKDVEIAQEAKMLPITEVAKVLDIPSDELEQYGKYKAKLSYSYIKENMNREDGKLVLVTAINPTPAGEGKTTTNVGLSMALSRLGKKTVTTLREPSLGPCFGVKGGAAGGGYSQVVPMDDINLHFTGDFHAITSAHSLLAALLDNHIHQGNKLGIVTKRIVWKRVVDMNDRALRNIVIGLGGKGDGVTRENGFDITVASEIMAILCLASDLDDLKERLSKMVVAYNYDGEAVTAGDLEATGAMALLLKDAIKPNLVQTLDNTPAFIHGGPFANIAHGCNSVVATKTALKLGDYVITEAGFGADLGAEKFFDIKCRYAGLKPDCVVIVATVRALKMNGGVAKDNLAEENLDALRAGSSNLIRHIENVAKFGVPSVVAINRFPTDTDAELELLDKICEEYGVKVVLSEVFAKGAEGGMDLAEEVVRICEEGKADFKPLYDLDLSIEEKMEKIAKEIYRADGVDFTPAAKKQIKELTKLGYDKLPICVAKTQYSFSDDATLLGAPTGFTITVRELRVSAGAGFIVALTGSIMTMPGLPKVPAANGMDILSDGTIIGLS is encoded by the coding sequence ATGAAGAAAGATGTTGAAATTGCTCAGGAAGCGAAAATGCTTCCAATCACAGAAGTTGCAAAAGTGCTCGATATCCCGAGCGATGAACTTGAGCAATATGGAAAATACAAAGCTAAGCTTTCATATTCTTATATTAAGGAGAACATGAATAGGGAAGATGGCAAACTGGTGCTAGTTACAGCTATAAATCCTACTCCGGCAGGAGAAGGAAAGACGACCACTAACGTGGGGCTTTCTATGGCACTTAGTAGGCTTGGTAAAAAGACTGTTACAACTCTTCGCGAGCCTTCATTAGGACCTTGCTTCGGAGTTAAGGGAGGCGCAGCAGGAGGCGGTTATTCTCAGGTAGTTCCTATGGATGATATCAATCTGCATTTTACAGGTGACTTCCATGCCATTACATCCGCTCACAGTCTGCTTGCAGCGTTACTTGATAATCATATTCACCAAGGCAATAAGCTCGGAATAGTTACTAAGAGAATTGTATGGAAGCGCGTTGTTGACATGAACGATCGTGCTCTTCGTAATATCGTTATCGGGCTTGGAGGCAAGGGTGATGGCGTAACACGTGAGAACGGATTTGATATTACGGTGGCTTCTGAAATCATGGCCATACTTTGCCTTGCGTCTGATCTTGATGATCTCAAGGAAAGATTGTCAAAAATGGTTGTTGCTTACAACTACGATGGAGAGGCTGTTACGGCTGGCGACTTAGAAGCTACAGGTGCTATGGCACTACTACTCAAGGATGCCATTAAGCCTAACCTGGTTCAGACGCTAGATAACACGCCGGCATTCATTCACGGTGGACCGTTTGCAAATATCGCTCATGGCTGCAACTCCGTAGTAGCAACGAAGACTGCGCTAAAACTCGGTGACTATGTGATCACTGAAGCTGGATTTGGAGCAGATCTAGGTGCAGAAAAGTTCTTTGATATCAAGTGCAGATACGCTGGGTTAAAGCCTGACTGTGTAGTAATAGTGGCTACAGTGCGTGCTCTCAAGATGAACGGTGGCGTGGCTAAGGATAATCTCGCTGAAGAAAATTTAGATGCCCTGAGAGCTGGTTCGTCTAACCTCATAAGACACATAGAGAACGTAGCAAAGTTCGGAGTGCCATCAGTAGTAGCAATCAATAGATTTCCAACTGATACAGATGCTGAACTAGAGCTTCTCGATAAGATCTGTGAGGAGTATGGGGTAAAGGTTGTTCTGTCTGAAGTCTTCGCAAAGGGTGCTGAAGGTGGAATGGATCTCGCTGAAGAAGTAGTTAGAATCTGTGAAGAGGGTAAGGCTGACTTTAAGCCATTATATGATCTCGATTTATCAATTGAGGAGAAGATGGAAAAGATAGCGAAGGAAATTTACCGCGCAGACGGAGTGGATTTCACACCAGCAGCTAAAAAGCAGATTAAGGAGCTCACAAAGCTAGGATATGACAAGCTGCCAATCTGCGTTGCAAAGACCCAGTATTCATTCTCAGACGATGCAACGCTGCTAGGTGCACCAACAGGATTTACCATCACTGTTAGAGAACTAAGAGTATCAGCAGGAGCAGGGTTTATCGTAGCGCTTACCGGCTCAATAATGACAATGCCAGGGCTCCCTAAGGTTCCGGCTGCAAACGGTATGGATATCCTGTCCGACGGAACTATAATTGGCTTATCATAA
- a CDS encoding aminopeptidase P family N-terminal domain-containing protein, with product MNVIQERLAALRSKMQEHGINYYVVPTADFHQSEYVGEHFKARKFITGFSGSAGVAVVGLDGAWLWVDGRYFLQAGEQLQGTTVELMKMGEPGVPTLDAFINSNLKKGEKIGFDGRVVSMDEGQLYDEIAKKHEGCIEYSVDLIDEIWTDRPPLSEKPAFELEVKYTGKTVAEKLADIREKMVEAEADMHVVTTLDDICWTLNIRGDDIDFFPLVLSYALMDANEYHLYIDERKLSDEIKAHFEKDGVVLHPYNDIYEDIKYIPEDTKLMLDASKVNYALFCNIPESVKKIDMMNPEMIFKNVKNHVELENIRKAQIKDSIAHLRLMKWLKENVGKIEMTELSVANKLDEFRAELGNFIRPSFEPISSYGAHAAIVHYAPSPETDIPVLPKGLHLTDTGAGFYEGSTDITRTYVVGEITDQMKKDFTLVAISNLSLANAKFLYGCNGVILDAYARKPYWDRHLNFNHGTGHGVGYLLNIHEGPASFRWVYRKGNQCVIDEGMVITDEPGIYIEGSHGVRLENELLCVLDEVNEYGKFLKFEPITLVPFDLDAIDPDFMTPEERKQLNNYHKHVYEVIAPYLEEDEREYLAKYTREV from the coding sequence ATGAATGTAATTCAGGAGAGACTCGCTGCACTCCGTTCTAAGATGCAGGAGCACGGTATTAATTATTACGTTGTTCCAACAGCTGATTTTCATCAGTCAGAGTATGTTGGGGAGCACTTCAAGGCAAGAAAGTTCATAACAGGATTCTCTGGTTCTGCAGGCGTTGCAGTAGTAGGGTTAGACGGAGCTTGGCTATGGGTTGATGGAAGATATTTCCTTCAGGCTGGCGAGCAGCTTCAGGGTACAACTGTTGAGCTCATGAAGATGGGTGAGCCTGGAGTTCCAACACTAGATGCATTTATAAATAGCAACCTTAAGAAAGGTGAGAAAATCGGATTTGATGGAAGAGTTGTATCCATGGATGAAGGACAGCTATATGATGAAATTGCTAAGAAGCACGAAGGATGCATCGAGTATAGCGTTGACCTAATCGATGAGATATGGACAGACAGACCACCGCTCTCCGAAAAGCCAGCATTTGAGCTTGAAGTAAAATATACTGGAAAGACCGTTGCTGAAAAGCTTGCTGATATCCGTGAGAAGATGGTAGAGGCTGAGGCAGATATGCACGTTGTTACAACGCTTGACGATATCTGCTGGACTCTGAATATCCGTGGAGATGATATCGACTTTTTCCCACTAGTTCTGTCATATGCTCTGATGGATGCAAATGAATATCACCTGTATATAGATGAGCGTAAACTAAGTGATGAGATTAAAGCTCACTTCGAAAAAGACGGAGTAGTTCTACATCCATACAATGACATTTATGAGGATATTAAGTATATCCCTGAAGATACTAAGTTGATGCTTGATGCTTCTAAGGTTAACTATGCACTATTCTGCAACATCCCTGAGTCAGTTAAGAAGATTGACATGATGAATCCAGAGATGATTTTCAAGAATGTAAAGAACCATGTTGAGCTAGAGAACATAAGAAAGGCTCAGATTAAGGACAGCATTGCCCATCTACGTCTTATGAAGTGGCTCAAGGAAAATGTTGGCAAGATTGAGATGACAGAGCTTAGCGTTGCTAATAAGCTCGACGAGTTCCGTGCTGAGCTAGGAAACTTCATCCGTCCAAGTTTCGAGCCAATTTCATCATATGGAGCTCATGCTGCGATAGTTCACTACGCACCATCTCCTGAGACAGACATTCCAGTGCTACCTAAGGGACTCCACCTAACGGATACAGGAGCAGGATTCTATGAGGGTTCAACTGATATCACTAGAACTTATGTTGTAGGTGAGATTACAGACCAAATGAAGAAGGATTTCACTCTAGTTGCTATCAGTAATCTATCTCTAGCAAATGCTAAGTTCCTATACGGCTGTAATGGTGTAATCCTCGACGCATATGCAAGGAAGCCATACTGGGATCGCCATCTAAACTTCAACCATGGAACCGGTCATGGTGTAGGATACCTTCTAAATATCCACGAGGGACCTGCTAGCTTCCGCTGGGTATACAGAAAGGGCAACCAGTGCGTAATCGATGAGGGTATGGTTATCACCGATGAGCCAGGAATATACATCGAAGGTTCTCACGGAGTTCGTCTAGAGAATGAGCTTCTCTGTGTGCTAGATGAAGTTAATGAATACGGCAAGTTCCTCAAGTTTGAGCCAATAACTCTAGTTCCATTTGACCTAGATGCTATTGATCCAGATTTCATGACACCTGAAGAGCGCAAGCAGCTTAATAACTACCATAAGCATGTATATGAGGTTATCGCTCCATACCTAGAAGAGGATGAGAGAGAGTACCTTGCTAAGTATACAAGAGAGGTTTAA